CGTGCATGCCTTCCTGGTCGGCGAGGCGTTCATGCGCGCGCCGGATCCAGGCGCCCGCCTGCGCGAACTGTTCCACACCGAGGGCTGAACCATGTCGCCACGCCCTCCCGCTCACGCCGGCCTGCGCCACGTGGCCCTGTTCGTGGAGCCCTTCGAGGCCTGCGAACGCTTCTATGTCGATCTGCTGGGGATGCACGTGGAGTGGCGGCCGGACCCCGATAACGTTTACCTGAGCTCCGGCCACGACAACCTGGCCCTGCACCGGGGGCCGCCGCCGGCCGCCCAGGGCCAGCGCCTGGATCACATCGGCTTTCTGCTGGCGCGCATCGAGGATGTCGACCCCTGGCACGAATTTCTGCGCGACAATGGCGTCCCCATCGCCGCCGCGCCGCGCACCCATCGCGACGGCGCGCGCAGCTTCTACTGCCTGGACCCGGCCGGCAACCGGGTACAAATCATCTTTCACCCCCCCTTGGCCGGTGCGCTGCGCCCGCTGCGGTAATTCTGATGTCCGAATTCGACGACAAGCTCAAGCTGCACGGTTTCAACAACCTGACCAAGACGCTGAGCTTCAACATCTACGACATTTCCTACGCGCTGACGCGCGAGGCCCAGCAGCAGTACATCGAGTACATCGACGAGACCTACAACGCCGAGCGCCTGACGCGCATCCTGAGCGAGGTGGCCGACATCATCGGCGCCACCATCCTGAACATCGCCCGCCAGGACTACGACCCGCAGGGCGCCAGCGTGACCATGCTGATCTCCGAGGGCGGCCATTCGGAAGGCAGTTCAGGCGAGGGCCCCGGCCCGCGGCCGGACGCCGTGGTGGGGCATCTGGACAAGAGCCACGTCACGGTCCACACCTACCCCGAGCAGCACCCCGACAACGGCATCAGCACCTTCCGGGCAGACATCGACGTGTCGACCTGTGGCCACATCTCGCCGCTGCGGGCGCTGAACTTCCTGATCCACAGCTTCGAATCGGACATCGTGATCCTGGATTACCGGGTGCGCGGCTTCACCCGCGACGTGCGCGGGCGCAAGCACTACATCGACCACACCATCCATTCCATCCAGAACTACATCGACGCCGAAACCCTGGCGCGTTTCCACGCCGTGGACGTGAACGTCTACCCGGAAAACATCTTCCACACCAAGCTGCGGGTGCGCGATTTCGACCTGGACACCTACCTGTTCGGCGTCAATGCGGCCGACCTGCCGGCGCAGGAACGCGCTGCCACGGCGGCCCGCCTGGAGCGGGAAATCCAGGAAATCTTCTACGCCACCAACATGAAGTAGGTCGCGCGCCGGTCGGCTTACACCCGGTAGGCGGTGGTAGTCATCACCCGCGACGCCAGACGCATCAGGCCGCGCACGGGCGCCGGCAGCTCGCGGCCACCGGCCCGGCGTGCGTCCTCGCCATGGCGCACCTCGTCGCGGCGCATCTGTTCCAGCACCGCGCGACTGCGCTGATCGCCCGCCGGCAGGCGCCGCAGGTGTCCGTCCAGGTGCGCCTCGACCTGGCGCTCGGTTTCGGCGATGAAGCCAAGGCTCCAGTCGTCCCCCGCCAGCCCGGCCAGCGTACCGATGGCCAGCGCACCACCGAACCAGGCCGGATCGAGCAGGCTGCGCCGGCCGCCGAGCGCCCGCAGGCGGGCACGACACCAATCGACATGGGCCGCTTCCTCGTTCCCGGCGGATCGCAGTCGACTGAGCGTTTGCGGTGACCGCGCGGCCAGCGACTGCCCCAGATACAGGCCCTGCGCGGCCAGTTCCCCGGCATGATTGACGCGCATCAGCGCCGCGGCCTTCTGCCGCTCGGCGGCCGTCAGGTCGGCCGCCTCCGGCAGCTCGTCGGCCGGGTTATGGGAGGCAGGCGCGGGCGCGCCGGGCAGCAGGCGCAGCAGGCGGTCCACAGACAGCAGCAGGCGATCGAACGGGCGAAAACGGATCTCGGACATCGATGGAGCCGGGTGGTGGCTGGAGCCCGAAGTCTATACTCGCGGCTCACCCCCGCCTTGATTTCGAGTGCCCATGACGACCCCGCCCGCCCCCAAGCAGCGTATCCAGATCGCCGGCCCGGCAGGACCGCTCGAGGTACTGGTCGAAGCCGCACAGAACCCGGGCGCAGCGCTGTGCGTCGTCTGCCATCCGCATCCGCAGTACGGCGGCACGCTCGATAACAAGGTGGTCTATACCCTGGCGCGGGCCGCCAACGAACTGGGCGCGATCGCGGTGCGCTTCAATTTTCGCGGCGTAGGCCACAGCGCGGGGGCCTTCGACCACGGCGTGGGCGAGCTGGATGATCTGCTGGCGGTCGTGGCCTGGGCGCGCGCCGCCTACCCGGATCGGTCGCTGCATCTGGCCGGTTTCTCCTTCGGCGCCGCGGTGGCGCTGCGTGGCCATGTCGCAGCCGACGCGACCAGCCTGTTGCTGGTGGCACCCCCGGCGGGGATGGGCTATCTGGACGAGGCCATCGCGCCGCGACGGCCCTGGCACGTCATCCACGGCAGTCGTGACGAGTTGATCGGGCTGGATGTGCTGCGGCGCTGGCTGGCGACCGTGGCCGGGGCCACGCCGCCACTGACCGTGATCGACGACGCAGATCATTTCTTTCACGGTCGTCTGACGCCTCTGCGCGAGGCGGCACGCGCGTTCTGGAGCCAGCAGATGCCGGCTTGCCTTGACACCACGGGCGGCGCTGACTAGGATGCACGGCCTTTTTGGCAGGCCACCGCGATCCGGGCATGAAGACGACTGTTAGCGCTACGCCGCAGACAATACGGCAGGACTGGTTTCTCGTAGACGCCGACGGCAAGACGCTCGGGCGCCTGGCGTCGGAGATTGCCCGTCGCCTGCGTGGCAAGCACAAGCCGCTGTACACGCCGCACATGGACACCGGCGATTACATCGTCGTGGTCAATGCCGAGAAGGTGCGTGTGACCGGCCGCAAGCTGACCGACAAGCTGTATCAGCATCACACCGGCTACATCGGCGGGCTGCGTACCGAAACCTTTGCCGATCGCATCGCGCGCCGGCCGACGCTGGTGCTGGAGCAGGCGGTCAAGGGCATGCTGCCCAAGAACCCGCTCGGCCGGGCCATGTTCAGCAAGCTCAAGGTCTACGCCGGCGCCGAGCATCCCCATACCGCCCAGCAGCCGCAGGCGCTGGACATCTGATTCACGCAGTTCGGACTCCGTCATGCCAGTAGTGCAGAACAAGATCTCGGTTGGCCGCCGCAAGTCGGCCTCGGCGCGCGTCATCCTGCGCCTGGGCAAGGGCGCCATCTCCATCAACGGCCGCAGCCTGGACGACTATTTCGGTCGTCCGACCTCGCGCATGCTGGTCCGCCAGCCGCTGGAGCTGGTCGGCAGGCCGGAGAGCTTCGACCTGCGCATTACCGTCCAGGGCGGTGGGCCCAACGGACAGGCCGGCGCCATCCGGCACGGCATCACCCGCGCCCTGATCGAGTTCGACGAAACCTTCCGCCCGGCCCTGCGCAAGGCCGGTTACGTGACGCGCGACGCGCGCGAGGTCGAGCGCAAGAAGGTCGGCCTGCACAAGGCGCGGCGCGCGCCCCAGTTCTCCAAGCGTTGATCGGCGCCGGGGGATTCCGGGTGGGGGATCGTCCAACGGTAGGACAACGGACTCTGACTCCGTCAATCTAGGTTCGAATCCTAGTCCCCCAGCCACTACGCTTTTCCGAAAAGCCCGGCCTGCTCGTCATGCCGGGCTTTTTTGTTGTGCACAGGGTTTAGGTCTACCTTTGCCGGACAGGCAAGGACGGGGGATCGATCATGATCAAAGTGGCAATCGTCGGCGGTACCGGCTACACCGGGGTCGAACTGCTGCGTCTGTTGGTACAGCATCCGCAGGTGGAGCTGGCCGTCATCACCTCCCGCGGCGAAGCGGGTCGGCCGGTCAGCGATCTGTTTCCAAGCCTGTCCGGACGGCTCGATCTTGCATTCCGCGAGGTCGATGTGCGGGCACTTGCCACCTGCGATGTGGTGTTTTTTGCCACGCCCAACGGCGTTGCCATGCAGCAGGTGCCGACGCTGCTGGATGCCGGTGCGCGGGTCATCGATCTGGCGGCCGACTTTCGCCTGCGCGATCCGGCCGTCTGGGAGCGCTGGTACGGCATGCCGCACGCCTGTCCGCAGTTTCTGGAAGAAGCCGTCTACGGTCTGCCGGAACTGAACCGCGAGCGCATCGCCGGCGCCCGCCTGATCGCCAATCCGGGCTGTTATCCGACGGCGGTGACGCTCGGCCTGTTGCCGCTGCTCGAAGCCGGCCTCGTCGATCCTGGCGAGCTGGTGGCGGATTGCAAGTCCGGCGTCAGTGGCGCTGGGCGGCACGCGCGCGCCGACCTGTCGTTCTGCGAGACCAATGAGAATTTCAAGGCCTATGGCGTGTTTGCCCACCGCCACCAGCCGGAAATCGTGCAGAACCTCGGTACGGTAACGACCGGCGCGGCGCTGGACCTGACCTTCGTGCCGCATCTGTTGCCGCTGAACCGCGGTATCCACGCCACGCTGTATGCCCGCCTGCACGCCGGTGCGGCAACCGACCTGCAGGCGCTGTATGAATCCCGCTACCGGGACGAGCCGTTCGTGCGCGTGTTGTCGGCCGGCAGCCACCCGCAGCTGAGCGAAGTGCGCGCCGGCAACGATTGCGCAATCGCCGTGCACGTGTCCGGCAAGCGCGTGGTGGTGCTGTCGGTGATCGACAATCTGGTCAAGGGCGCCGCCGGCCAGGCGATCCAGAACATGAACCTGATGTTTGGACTCGACGAGACGCTGGGTCTGCGCCAGCCGGCCCTGGCGCCTTGATGGCCCGTTCGCCGCCATGGGTGTGGCGGTGCGTGGCAAGTCTGCTCGTTGGAATATTGCTCGCGACGGTGGGCGCGCGCCTGCTTGATCGGCGGGTGCCGCAAAAGCCCCCGGCCCAGCCGACCGACATGGCGCTGCGCGAACAGAATGCGGCGCTTCGGCAGCTGCAGGTGGTGGACCGCGAGGCGCAGGCAATGCTGCGTGAACAGATTGCCAGACTCAGCGCGCAAAACAGTGAACTCAGCCGGCGTCTTGCCCTGCTGCGTGGGGTGTTGGCGCCTGACGGGCAGGCGCCGGAACTGGGCGTCGCCGATCTGCTGCTCAGTCCACAGGCTGACGGTGGGCGCATCGGGTATCGCCTGCTGCTGGCGCGGGTCGCGTCGCCACTGGCCGATGGCAAGCTGACCGGGCGAGCTGAACTATGGAGTCTCGGTGAGTTGGATGGGCGGCCACAGGAAATTCGGGTGGCACAGTTGCGGCTGGCTTTGCAGCGACTGCAGACTTTTTCCGGCACCTTGGTGTTGCCGGCCGGGTTTCGGCCGCAGCGGCTGCGGGTGGTTCTGGAGCCCCGCGGGCA
This Immundisolibacter cernigliae DNA region includes the following protein-coding sequences:
- a CDS encoding VOC family protein, coding for MSPRPPAHAGLRHVALFVEPFEACERFYVDLLGMHVEWRPDPDNVYLSSGHDNLALHRGPPPAAQGQRLDHIGFLLARIEDVDPWHEFLRDNGVPIAAAPRTHRDGARSFYCLDPAGNRVQIIFHPPLAGALRPLR
- the speD gene encoding adenosylmethionine decarboxylase, whose protein sequence is MSEFDDKLKLHGFNNLTKTLSFNIYDISYALTREAQQQYIEYIDETYNAERLTRILSEVADIIGATILNIARQDYDPQGASVTMLISEGGHSEGSSGEGPGPRPDAVVGHLDKSHVTVHTYPEQHPDNGISTFRADIDVSTCGHISPLRALNFLIHSFESDIVILDYRVRGFTRDVRGRKHYIDHTIHSIQNYIDAETLARFHAVDVNVYPENIFHTKLRVRDFDLDTYLFGVNAADLPAQERAATAARLEREIQEIFYATNMK
- the coq7 gene encoding 2-polyprenyl-3-methyl-6-methoxy-1,4-benzoquinone monooxygenase; translated protein: MSEIRFRPFDRLLLSVDRLLRLLPGAPAPASHNPADELPEAADLTAAERQKAAALMRVNHAGELAAQGLYLGQSLAARSPQTLSRLRSAGNEEAAHVDWCRARLRALGGRRSLLDPAWFGGALAIGTLAGLAGDDWSLGFIAETERQVEAHLDGHLRRLPAGDQRSRAVLEQMRRDEVRHGEDARRAGGRELPAPVRGLMRLASRVMTTTAYRV
- a CDS encoding alpha/beta hydrolase, whose translation is MTTPPAPKQRIQIAGPAGPLEVLVEAAQNPGAALCVVCHPHPQYGGTLDNKVVYTLARAANELGAIAVRFNFRGVGHSAGAFDHGVGELDDLLAVVAWARAAYPDRSLHLAGFSFGAAVALRGHVAADATSLLLVAPPAGMGYLDEAIAPRRPWHVIHGSRDELIGLDVLRRWLATVAGATPPLTVIDDADHFFHGRLTPLREAARAFWSQQMPACLDTTGGAD
- the rplM gene encoding 50S ribosomal protein L13 is translated as MKTTVSATPQTIRQDWFLVDADGKTLGRLASEIARRLRGKHKPLYTPHMDTGDYIVVVNAEKVRVTGRKLTDKLYQHHTGYIGGLRTETFADRIARRPTLVLEQAVKGMLPKNPLGRAMFSKLKVYAGAEHPHTAQQPQALDI
- the rpsI gene encoding 30S ribosomal protein S9 — protein: MPVVQNKISVGRRKSASARVILRLGKGAISINGRSLDDYFGRPTSRMLVRQPLELVGRPESFDLRITVQGGGPNGQAGAIRHGITRALIEFDETFRPALRKAGYVTRDAREVERKKVGLHKARRAPQFSKR
- the argC gene encoding N-acetyl-gamma-glutamyl-phosphate reductase codes for the protein MIKVAIVGGTGYTGVELLRLLVQHPQVELAVITSRGEAGRPVSDLFPSLSGRLDLAFREVDVRALATCDVVFFATPNGVAMQQVPTLLDAGARVIDLAADFRLRDPAVWERWYGMPHACPQFLEEAVYGLPELNRERIAGARLIANPGCYPTAVTLGLLPLLEAGLVDPGELVADCKSGVSGAGRHARADLSFCETNENFKAYGVFAHRHQPEIVQNLGTVTTGAALDLTFVPHLLPLNRGIHATLYARLHAGAATDLQALYESRYRDEPFVRVLSAGSHPQLSEVRAGNDCAIAVHVSGKRVVVLSVIDNLVKGAAGQAIQNMNLMFGLDETLGLRQPALAP
- a CDS encoding DUF6776 family protein, which produces MASLLVGILLATVGARLLDRRVPQKPPAQPTDMALREQNAALRQLQVVDREAQAMLREQIARLSAQNSELSRRLALLRGVLAPDGQAPELGVADLLLSPQADGGRIGYRLLLARVASPLADGKLTGRAELWSLGELDGRPQEIRVAQLRLALQRLQTFSGTLVLPAGFRPQRLRVVLEPRGQAPLPFEFAWQELIAAGQPMTAATPLP